The genomic stretch TACGTCGGCGCCGGGCTGGCCGTGCCCCTGGCGGTCTCGCTGCTCCCGGCGCGGCTGCGCCACCGGCCCGGGGTGCGGCTCGCCGGCGCCGCGGCCACCCTCGCCGGCGGGCTCTGCCTGCGCGCCGCGGTGGTGCGTGGCGGTGAGGCGTCGGCGCTCGATCCCGAGGCGGTGCTGGGGGAGACCCCGCCCGAGGCCTGACCCCCGGCCTGCAATTGCAGGCGGGGACGCGGGCGACTCGTTGACACCCCTCCGCGGCGTGCGTATGTTCCAACGCTACACGCAATCACCGTCCCGTTTGTGCATGTGTCGGAGGGGGCCGGATGCCGACCGTCAGCCGCCGCGGGTTCCTCAAGCTCGGCGCCGCCGGCAGTGGCGGGCTGGCGCTCAGCGGGCTGGGCTTCGACCTCGCCCAGGCCCGCGGCGTCGCCCAGCAGCTGCGCATCCAGGGTGCCACCGAGTCGCACTCGGTCTGTCCCTACTGCGCGGTGGGCTGCTCGCTGGTGGCGTACACCCGGAAGCAGCCCGACGGCTCGGTCCGGCTCCTGCAGATCGAGGGCGACCCCGACAGCCCGGTGAACGAGGGCAGGCTCTGCCCCAAGGGCGCCACCGCGATGCAGCTGGCCACCTCGGCACGGCGGGTCGACCAGCCCCTCCACCGTCCCCCCGGCGCCACCGCGTGGCAGCCGATCTCCTGGGACGCGGCCCTCGACCGGATCGCCGCCAACGTCAAGCGCGCCCGGGATGCCACCTTCGTCACCGAGGACGCCAACGGCAACACCGTCAACCGCTGCGAGGGCATCGCCTTCGCCGGCGGCGCCGCGTTCAGCAACGAGGAGGGCTACCTCGCCGCCAAGGTGATGCGCGCGCTGGGGGTGGTCCACCTCGAACAGCAGGCGCGTGTTTGACACGGCCCCACGGTGGTCAGTTTGGCCGCCACGTTCGGCCGGGGGGCGATGACCAACCACTGGCGCGACATCCGGAACGCCGACCTCATCCTCATCAACGGCGCCAACCCGGCCGAGGCCCACCCGGTCGGCTTCCAGTGGTTCATGCGGGCCAAGCTCGACCGTGGCGCCAGGATCGTGCACACCGACCCGCGGTTCACCCGCACCTCGGCGGTCGCCGACGTCCACCTGCCGATCCGCACCGGCACCGACGCCGCCTACTTCGGCGGCCTCGTCAATTACGTGCTCCAGAACAACCTGTTCCACGACGAGTACGTGCGCAACTACACCAACGCCTCCTGGATCGTGCAGCCGGGATACGGCTTCCAGGACGGCCTCTTCTCCGGCTACAACGCCGGCAAGCGCACCTACGACATCTCCACGTGGGCGTACGAGGGCACCGCCGGGCCCAGCCAGGCGGGCGCGGGACAGCCGCAGCAGCAGGTGCAGGTGTCCGGCCAGAGCCCGCAGGGCACGTCGCTGGACGCCTTCGCCCGGCGGGACCCGACCCTGCAGGACCCGCGCTGCGTCTTCCAGCTGATGAGGCAGCACTACGCCCGGTACACCCCGGAGATGGTGGAGCGCATCACCGGCATCCCCCGGGCCCGCTTCCTCGAGGTGGCCCGGATGGTGGGCGAGATGGGCCGCCCCGACAGGGTGATGACCATCGTCTACGCGGTCGGCCTCACCCACCACACCACCGGCTCGCAGCTGATCCGCTCCGGGGCGATCCTGCAGCTGCTGCTCGGCAACATCGGCCGCCCCGGCGGGGGCATGAACGCCGAGCGCGGCCACGCGAACATCCAGGGGAACACCGACAACGCGATCTCCTGGGAGATCCTCCCCGGCTACCTGCGCGTCCCCGCCCCGGGTCAGAGGACCCTCGACGACTACGTCAACCAGAGCGCGAGCAGGCGCAGCGACCCGAACTCCTGGAACTTCCTCGGCATCAACTACCGGAAGTTCATGGTGAGCCTGCTGAAGACCTGGTACGGCGACGCCGCCAACGCCGACAACCAGTACGCCTTCGACCACCTTCCCAAGCCGGCGCAGAACGCCTCGTGGATGTCGATCTACGACAACGCGCTGAAGGGGAGGATGAAGGGGGTGCTGCTCTCGGGGATGACCGCGACCAGCATCGGGCCCGACTCCAACCAGGTGATGACCGCGCTCGGCAACCTGGAGTGGCTGGTGGTGATGGACCCGCTGCCGACCACCAGCTCGGAGTTCTGGCACGCCCCCGGCGTCGACCCGGCGGCGGTGAGGACCGAGGTCTTCATGCTGCCCACCACCCACTGGATCGAGAAGGACGGCTCCTTCGTGAACAGCGGTCGCTGGATGCAGTGGAAGGACCAGGTGCTGCCCCCCCAGGGCCAGGCGCGCCACGACCACTGGATCCTCGCCGAGCTGCTGCTGCGGGTGCGGAAGCTGTACCAGCAGCAGGGCGGGCGGTACCCCGACCCGGTGGTGCAGCTGACCATGGACTACGCCGATCCGCACCGGCCCGCCCTCGACGAGATCGCCCGGGAGGTGAACGGCCGCGACCTCGCCACCGGGAAGCGGCTGGCCAGCTTCGCGCTGCTCAAGGACGACGGCACCACCACCGCGGGCAACTGGATCTACACCGGGTTCTATCCCGAGAGCGGCAACCTCGCCCGCCGCCGCCAGGGTGTCGACGACCCCGCGACGAACGATCCCACCGGCCTCGGCCACTATCCCAACTGGGCCTGGAGCTGGCCGCTCAATCGCCGGGTGCTGTACAACCGCGCCTCCGCCGACCTGGCGGGGAAGCCGTGGGACCCGACCCGGGCGGGCATCCAGTGGAACGGCAGCAGATGGGTGGGCGACGTGCCCGACTACCCGGCGACGATGAGCCCCACCGATCCCAACGCGTATCTGCCCTTCATCATGAACGGCGAGGGGGTGGGGCGGCTCTTCTCCAACTCCACCATCGACGGCCCGTTCCCCGAGCACTACGAGCCGGTCGAGTCGCCGGTCACCAACCCGCTGCACCCCCAGGTGTCGGCCTCCCCGGTGGCGTTCCTCTACGACCAGGCCGCGGGCCGGAAGAACCGGTTCGGCACCGTCAAGGACTACCCGTACATCGCCACCAGCTACCGGCTCACCGAGCACGAGCACTACGTCACCCAGCACGTGCCGCTCCTGGTCGGGCTGCAGCCGGAGCCCTTCGTCGAGCTGCCGCCGCAGCTGGCGGCGCAGAAGGGGATTCGCACCGGCGACCGGGTGCGGGTCTCGTCGGCGCGGGGCCGGCTCGAGGTCCTGGCCCTGGTCACCCCGCGACTGCAGCCGCTCACCGTCGACGGCAGAACCGTGTACCAGGTCGGCATCCCCATCCACTGGGGCTTCGTCGGCGTCGCCGCCGACCGCGACCCCAACAGGGGAGCGAACTGGCTGGCCAACGCGCTCACCCCGTTCGTCGGCGACGCCAACGCGCGCACCCCGGAGTTCAAGTCGTTCCTCGTCAACGTGGAGAGGCTGTGATGGCCGCGGCCCACGCTGTCGACACCCGCTGGGACGACCGCCGCCGTCGCGGCGCCGAGCTCACCCGCCGCTATCCCTTCGCCGCCGAGGTGCTGCGGCTGCACGACGCCCTCCTCGACGTCCAGGAGCCGGCCTTTGCCGCGACCCCGGCCCTCGACGGCCTCGAAGCCGTGGCCGCGCACGCCGCCGCCGCGGTGCTGCCCGCGGTGGTCGAGGCCACCATGGCCGCCGGGCCCGAGCTGCTCGCGGAGCGGGCCTGGGGCCGCCTCGAGCAGGGCGGGCTGGAGACCGTGGTCCACGGCTGGCTGATGGGGAGGGAGCAGTCCCAGCTCGACCGCTACCTCGCCCGCGCCGCCGCCACCCCGGTGCTGGAGGCGCTCGGCGAGTCGCTCAGCCCCGGGGCGGAGGTCGACGCCCGCCACTGCCGGCGCTGCGGCGGGCCGCCGCAGCTCGCGGTGATCGAGCCCGGCGAGGCGCTGAGCGGCTCGCGGCGGCGGCTGGTCTGCGCGCGCTGCCTGGCCGGCTGGACCTATCCGCGGATGGTCTGCGCCGGCTGCGGCGAGACCGACAGCCGGCGGCTGCCGATCTACGAGGAGGGCGACTGGATCCCCCACGCCCGCATCGAGGGCTGCGAGAGCTGCCGCCGCTACCTGATCAGCGTCGACCTGCGCAAGGACGGCGCCGCGGTGCCCCCGGTCGACGAGCTGGCGGCGATGCCCCTCGCGCTCCACGCCGAGAGCCTCGGCCTCCGCAAGATCGTGCCCAACCTCATGGGGTTGTAGCCATGGCCGTCAGGATCTCTCCGGGCACGGCGTACGGGTTCTTCACCGACACCAGCATCTGCATCGGCTGCAAGGCCTGCGAGGTGGCCTGCAAGGAGTGGAACCAGCTCCCCGGCAACGCCCCGAGCTTCCTCGGCGACAGCCTCGACAACACCGGCCAGCTCGACGCCATGAACTGGCGGCACGTCCAGTTCCTCGAGCGGTTCACGCCCCCGGCGCCGGGTGGCGGCGGTGGACGGCAGGCGTTCCTGATGATGTCCGACGTCTGCAAGCACTGCAACCAGGCCAGCTGCATGGACGTCTGCCCGACCGGCGCGATCATCCGCACCGAGTTCGACACCGTGTTCATCCAGCAGGACGTCTGCAACGGCTGCCGCAACTGCATCAGCGCGTGCCCGTTCGGGGTCATCGGCTTCCACGGCGACACCGGCACGGTGCGCAAGTGCACGCTCTGCTACGACCGCCTCCAGGCGGGGATGCAGCCCGCCTGTGCCCAGGCCTGCCCCACCCAGTCGATCCAGTTCGGGCCGCTCGACCAGCTCCACCAGCGGGCCGACGCCCGCCTCGCCACCCTCCACGGCGACGGGCACGAGGAGGCGCGCCTGTACGGCCGCGACGACAGGGTGTACGGGGGCCTCGGCGCCTTCTTCCTGCTGATGGACACGCCCGAGACATACGGGCTGCCCGCCGCCGCCAGCGCGGTGCGGCCGGGGCGCAACAACGCCCCCGGCTACCTCGGGGCGCTGCTCGGCTCGGTGCTCGCCGTGCTCGGCGGGCTGATCGCCTTCCGCCGGCGGAACGAGACCGAGGCAGGGTGATGGCCAACGAGCACTTCGCGGTCTCGCCGGACTGGCGCTGGTACATCCTCCTGTACTTCTTCCTCGCGGGCATCGCCGGGGGGGCGTACGTCATCGGCGCCCTCCTCCGGCTCACCGGCGCCGACCCCACCGCCGAGCGGGTCGCCTTCCTGGTCGCCCTGCCGGCGATCGTGGTGTGCCCGGTGCTGCTGACCCTCGACCTGGGCTCACCCGCCCGCTTCTGGCACATGCTCGTGAACACCACCCCCGGCGCCGGCGGGCTGAACCTGCATCTCGAATCGCCGATGTCGGTCGGGGTCTGGGCGCTGAGCCTGTTCTCGCTGTTCGCCCTGGCGTCGTTCCTCGCCGCTCTCGGCCGGCCGGCCGGGCTGGCGCGGCTGGTGGCGGGGCCGGTGGGCACCGTGATCACCGTGGCCGGCGCGGTGCTCGGGCTCTTCGTCGCGTCCTACACCGGGGTGCTGCTCAGCGTGAGCAACGAGGCGGTGTGGAGCGACACCTGGACGCTCGGCGGTCTCTTCCTCGCCTCGGGGATGAGCGCCGCCGCGGTGGTGGTGGCGATGGTCGCGCGGCGCCGGGCGGGGCCGGGGACGGAGCGGCGGCTCGCCGAGGCCGACGGCTGGTTCGCCCTGGTCGAGCTGCTCTTCGTCGCCCTCCTGTTCATCACCCTCGCCGCCGCCGGCACCGCCAGCACCGTGCTCGGCCACGGCTGGGTGCTGCTCTGGGTGGTGGTCGGGCTCGGCCTGCTGCCGCCGCTGCTCGGGCTGGCGCGGCGTGGCCTCGCCGGGGCGATGACGGCGGTGGCGCCGGTGCTGGTGATCCTCGGGGTGCTGGCGCTGCGGGCGGTGATCATCTTCAGCCCGCAGGGGTGAGCGGGCTCCGCGTCGGCGTCGAGCTGCCCGCCCCCGGCGACGACCCCGGCGGCTGGCTCGCCGAGGCCACCGCCTACGAGGCTGCCGGGGTCGACTCGCTCTGGCTGCGCGGCGGCGACGCCGGTGCCTGGGTGCTGCTCGGCGCCCTCGCCGCGGTGACCTGGAGGGTGCGGCTCGGGGTGCTGCCCGGTGCGGTCGCCGAGCCGAGCGCCGCCGCCGCGCTGGGCCGGCTGAGCCGTGGCCGCCTGCTCCAGGCCCGGGCCGGGCTCGGTGGCGACGGCATCGAGGTCGAGGGCGGCGAGGCCGTCGAGCGGTGGTCGCGGGCGGCGCCGCCGCCGGGGCGGCCGGCCTGGGCGGGGGCGCTGGAGGCGGCGGCGGCGGCCGGGGCGGCGGGGGTGCTCGTGCCCGCGGCGCCGGGGCTGCTCGACCTGCTCCGCAACCCCGACGCCGAGGACGACCGCTCCGACCTGCAGATGAGCTGCGGCTGAGCGGCGGGAACCCGGCGACCCACCCCCGCGTATGGTGGGGTGATGGACGACGAGGCGCTTCTCGACCGGGCCCGCCGGGGCGATCGGGAGGCGTTCGCCGAATTGGTGACCCGCCACCAGGATGGTCTCTACACCATGGCGCTCCGACTGCTGGGACGGCCCGAGGACGCGTGCGACGTCGTCCAGGAGACCTTCATGCGCGCCTACGTCAACCTCCCGAAGCTGCGTGGCGGGTCGGTGCGCGGCTGGCTCTACCGGGTCGCCGTCAACGCCGGCCACGACGTGCAGCGCCGCGGGGTGCGCCGCCCCGAGGACCCGCTCGACCGCGGCGACGGCAAGATCCTCGACCTGCCCGACCCGGCGATCGGGCCCGACGCCGTCGCCGAGGGACGCGAGCGCGCCCGGGTGGTGCGCGACGCGCTGCTCGCCCTGCCCGCCGACTTCCGCGAGGCGGTGGTGCTCCGCGACGTCAACCAGCTCTCCTACGAGGAGATCGCCGAGGCGCTGCGGGTGCCGCTGGGGACGGTGAAGTCGCGCCTCAGCCGCGCCCGGGCGATGCTCGCCGAGGCGCTCCGCGGCAACACCGCGATCTTCGCGGCCGAGGGCACCCGCTGATGGCCGAGCGCCACGTCGACCCGCTCTTCTCCGCCGCCTACGACGACGAGCTCGACCGCGGCGCCCGCCGCCGCTTCGACGCCCACCTCGAGGGCTGCACCCGCTGCGCCGCCGCCTTCGAGGACTACCGCACCGCCGTCGACGCGGTGCACCTGCTGCCGGCGGTGGCGATGCCCGCCACCGTGCGCCTCCCGTTGGGCGCGCCCCGGGCGGCCGCCGGCCGTGCCGAGGTGCTGGGGAGGCTGCGCGACGCGCTGCTCCATCCCCAGCCGGTGACCGCGGCGGCGACGATGGCGGCGGTGGGCATCGCCGCGGTGGTGCTCGCGGTGCACCACGGTGGCGGGGGCACCAGCTCGGCGACCGCCGGGAACGCCCCCGTCGCCCTCTCGCAGGGGTCGGGGTCCTCCGCGCAGGGAGCGGCGGGGTTCCCCCCCATCCCGGCTCCGGAGCGGCCCGTCCCCTGCCCGGTGGCCCCGGTCGCCGGCGGCGGGGCGGCGCCGGCCGGCTACGCCCACTCTGCGAGCACCCCCACCGGGACCGGGGGCGAGCTGGTCCTCGCCACCCCCGCCGACAGCTACGGGGCGGGCGAGACCATCCCCATCTACGCGCGCCTGACCACGCCGGGCTCGCCCGGCGGGGGCGGCGCCGTGGTCCCCTGCGTGAGCCTGGAGACGGACGGGTCGGCCGCGGCGTCCCAGCCCAAGGCCGCCGCGCGGGTCCCGCAGGGCGCTCCGCCGCAGGCGCCGGCGTACGACAGCGCCGCCCAGCCGACCCCGCTCGCCGTCGCCACCTCGGGACCGGCGCCGCTCTCCGCGGCGGGCTCGGCCGGTTCTTCGAGCCGGCTGCAGGGGTCCGGCCCGCTGCTCAGCGTGACCATCCCGGCGGGCATCGCGAAGGGGACGACGCTCCGGCTGGTGGCCGTGATCCCGGCCCACTACCCCGGCAACCCCGGGGACGTCCCGATCCAGGTGGTTCTCCTCATCACGGTCCGCTGAGCCCTGTTCGAACACCCGCTCGATCCCTAGACTCCCGGCCATGCCCGGCCGCCGTGCCGCCGCCCTGCTCTGCGCCCTGCTGGTGACGGCCTGCGGAGGAGCCGCCACCCCGCCGGCCACACCCCCGCCGGCCACCGGGGCGGTGGTGGTGAGCGCCGGCGGCCACAGCCTCGGCGACGGCAGCGTCGCGGTGCCGCCGACCCTCGACCTGCGGGTCTCCGCCGCCCGGCCGCTCGCCGCCGACGAGGGCAGGGCGATGCTCGACGATCGGCCGCTCCACCTCCACTCGGAGGCGGGAGCGCTGGTGGCGGCGGTGGCGGCGATGCCGCTGGGCTCGGCCCACCACCTCGACCTCGACGTGGTCGGCCGCGGCCGCCACCGGCTCGGCTTCCACGTGGTCGCACCCGCCGGCGCCATGGCCGCGCTCCACTCCGACCCGCGCGACGGCACCGTGCTCGACCTCGCCATCGAGCTGGCGCCCGCCGACCGCGCCGCGGTGGAGGCTGCGATCCCCGGCGGCATCCGCGCCTGGCAGGACGATCGCCACCTGCGGGTGTTCTGGACGGCGCCACCCGGGGGCCGGCTGCACCTCCCGGTGATGCCCACCGACCTCGGCTCCCACCTGGCGGCGCCGCTCGACCTCGACCTGACCGCGGTGCCGCCGGGGACGGTGCGGACCCGGGTGGTGCCCGCTCCCCCGGCACCGCCGCCACCCCGGCTGCTGCTCGCCTTCAGCGTCGCGACCGCCGCGTCGCGGGCGTCGGCGGCCGCCCACCTCGGCCAGATCTCCGTGCTCAGCCCCACCGGGCTGGTGGCCCACCAGGACGGCACCCTGACCGGCGCCGCCGACCCGCCGGCGGTCGCCGCCGCCACCGCGGCCCGGGTGCCGGTCTGGCCGCTGATCCAGAACGCGGAGTTCGACAGCGCCGCGGTGGCCGCCCTGCTCGAGGACGACGCCGCCAGCGGGCGGCTGGTCGGGGCGCTGCGCGCCGCCGCATCCGAGGCCGGCTACACCGGTCTCGACCTCGACTTCGAGAGCGTGCCCCCCGCCGACCGCGACCACCTCAGCGCCTTCGTGTCCAGGCTGGCGGCCGGGCTCCACGCCGACGGGCGCCGGCTGGCGATCGCGGTGGTGCCCCACAAGCCGGGCCACCTCAACTTCTACTCGGGTGCGTACGACCTGCCCGCGCTCGCCGGCCACGCCGACCTCCTGACCCTGATGGCGTACGAGGAGCACGGCCCCAGCACCGTGCCCGGCCCGGTCGCCGGGCTGGACTGGGACCGGCAGCTGCTCAACGGCAGCCTCGACCGCCTCCCCGGCGACAAGGCCCTGCTGGGGATGCCCCTCTACGCCCGCTCGTGGACGCTGACCGGCGCCCCCGCCGACGGCTACGCCCCGGCGCTGGCCACCGCACTCGCCGGGCCGGGGGCGCGGGTCGACTACGACTTCACCGGGTACACGCCGCTGGTGCGGACCGGCGCCGGCGACGCGGTCACCTACTTCGACGACGCCGACAGCCTCGCCCGCAAGCTCGCCCTCGCCGGCCAGCGGGGGATGGGCGGCACCGCGGTCTGGCGGCTCGGCTTCGAGGACCCGGCGATCTGGTCGGTGTTCCCGGCCACGCCCGCCCGCGTCTAGGTCCCTACGAGCCGCCCGGCTTGTCCTCGCCGAGGTCGGGCAGGTCCATGGAGTTGATCATCTCGCGGAAGACGGCGAGCTTCTCGTCGTCCTCGGCGGGCTCCTTGGAGTCGCCGCCCTCCTTGTCGGCCTCGGGCAGCACCCCGGCACGCTCGAGCACGTCGCCGGCGACGAAGATGCGCGCCCCCACCCGGACGGCGACGGCGATGGCGTCGGACGGCCGGGCGTCGATGTCGAGGGCCCGGCCGTCGAGGCGGGCCATGATCCGGGCGAAGAAGACGTCGTTGCTCAGCGAGGTGACCACGATGCGGTCGACGGTCACGTCCACCGCCCCGAGGATGTTCACCAGGAGGTCGTGGGTGATCGGGCGCTCCGGGGTGATCCCGGTGATGCGCAGAGCGATCGCGTTCGCCTCGTTGATGCCGATCCAGATGGGCAGGTAGCGCTCCGCCTCCTTCTCCTTGAGGATGACCACGTGCTGACCGGTGGGCATGTGGACGCGGATGCTGTCGACCGTCATCTCGGTGAGCTCGGACATAGCCTGATGATAGCGCTGGCCACCGAGGGCAGCCGAGCCGTCCGATTGCCCCTAGCGCAGCGGTTCGGTGACGGTCGCCCCCTGCCCCGGGCTCTCCTCGACGGTGACCTCGAGGCGGACGGTGACCTCGCCGAGGCGCTCGCGCAGCCGTCCCAGCAGGTGCTCGGCGAGGCACTCGCAGGTGGTGTTGCTCACCGGCAGCAGGCAGGTGTCGGAGGCGGGGAGGAGGAAGCGCCGGGCGCCCTCGCGCAGCTCCACCTCGCCCTCCAGCTGGGTCACCCGCACCTCCGGACAGGCGGTGGGGACGAGCATCCGGTGGTCGAGGAGCGCGACCTCGGCGCGCGCCGCCGCCTTGAGCAGGGCGAAGTCGATGACCGTGCCGTCCTCGCGCAGCCCCCCGTGGGCGCGCAGCGACACCGTGTAGTTGTGTCCGTGGAGCGGCTCCGAGCCCGTCTCCACGATGCTGAAGTGAGCTGCCGAGAAGCCGATCGACGCCTTGTCGACGTGAACCGTCACCTCACCCGCCGGCGCTGACGCGCCGATGGTGCGGGGGGACTCCCCCCTGCGTCCCCCCTGAGGCTCCCGCTCCATCGGTGGGTACCATAGCGCGTCGTGCCGCGCGAGACCCTGCTGCTCATCGACGGCCACGCGCTGGTCTACCGGGCCTTCTTCGCGATGCCCGCGCTCAGCAACAGCCGCGGCCAGATGACGAACGCCGCCTACGGCTTCACCTCGATGCTCCTCAAGGTGTTCGCCGAGCACAACCCGGTGTACGCCATCGCCGCCTTCGACCCCAAGGGGCCCACCTTCCGGCACCAGGAGTTCGCCGCCTACAAGGCGCAGCGGCCGCCGATG from Candidatus Dormiibacterota bacterium encodes the following:
- a CDS encoding molybdopterin-dependent oxidoreductase: MPTVSRRGFLKLGAAGSGGLALSGLGFDLAQARGVAQQLRIQGATESHSVCPYCAVGCSLVAYTRKQPDGSVRLLQIEGDPDSPVNEGRLCPKGATAMQLATSARRVDQPLHRPPGATAWQPISWDAALDRIAANVKRARDATFVTEDANGNTVNRCEGIAFAGGAAFSNEEGYLAAKVMRALGVVHLEQQARVUHGPTVVSLAATFGRGAMTNHWRDIRNADLILINGANPAEAHPVGFQWFMRAKLDRGARIVHTDPRFTRTSAVADVHLPIRTGTDAAYFGGLVNYVLQNNLFHDEYVRNYTNASWIVQPGYGFQDGLFSGYNAGKRTYDISTWAYEGTAGPSQAGAGQPQQQVQVSGQSPQGTSLDAFARRDPTLQDPRCVFQLMRQHYARYTPEMVERITGIPRARFLEVARMVGEMGRPDRVMTIVYAVGLTHHTTGSQLIRSGAILQLLLGNIGRPGGGMNAERGHANIQGNTDNAISWEILPGYLRVPAPGQRTLDDYVNQSASRRSDPNSWNFLGINYRKFMVSLLKTWYGDAANADNQYAFDHLPKPAQNASWMSIYDNALKGRMKGVLLSGMTATSIGPDSNQVMTALGNLEWLVVMDPLPTTSSEFWHAPGVDPAAVRTEVFMLPTTHWIEKDGSFVNSGRWMQWKDQVLPPQGQARHDHWILAELLLRVRKLYQQQGGRYPDPVVQLTMDYADPHRPALDEIAREVNGRDLATGKRLASFALLKDDGTTTAGNWIYTGFYPESGNLARRRQGVDDPATNDPTGLGHYPNWAWSWPLNRRVLYNRASADLAGKPWDPTRAGIQWNGSRWVGDVPDYPATMSPTDPNAYLPFIMNGEGVGRLFSNSTIDGPFPEHYEPVESPVTNPLHPQVSASPVAFLYDQAAGRKNRFGTVKDYPYIATSYRLTEHEHYVTQHVPLLVGLQPEPFVELPPQLAAQKGIRTGDRVRVSSARGRLEVLALVTPRLQPLTVDGRTVYQVGIPIHWGFVGVAADRDPNRGANWLANALTPFVGDANARTPEFKSFLVNVERL
- the fdhE gene encoding formate dehydrogenase accessory protein FdhE codes for the protein MAAAHAVDTRWDDRRRRGAELTRRYPFAAEVLRLHDALLDVQEPAFAATPALDGLEAVAAHAAAAVLPAVVEATMAAGPELLAERAWGRLEQGGLETVVHGWLMGREQSQLDRYLARAAATPVLEALGESLSPGAEVDARHCRRCGGPPQLAVIEPGEALSGSRRRLVCARCLAGWTYPRMVCAGCGETDSRRLPIYEEGDWIPHARIEGCESCRRYLISVDLRKDGAAVPPVDELAAMPLALHAESLGLRKIVPNLMGL
- a CDS encoding 4Fe-4S dicluster domain-containing protein — its product is MAVRISPGTAYGFFTDTSICIGCKACEVACKEWNQLPGNAPSFLGDSLDNTGQLDAMNWRHVQFLERFTPPAPGGGGGRQAFLMMSDVCKHCNQASCMDVCPTGAIIRTEFDTVFIQQDVCNGCRNCISACPFGVIGFHGDTGTVRKCTLCYDRLQAGMQPACAQACPTQSIQFGPLDQLHQRADARLATLHGDGHEEARLYGRDDRVYGGLGAFFLLMDTPETYGLPAAASAVRPGRNNAPGYLGALLGSVLAVLGGLIAFRRRNETEAG
- the nrfD gene encoding NrfD/PsrC family molybdoenzyme membrane anchor subunit; the protein is MANEHFAVSPDWRWYILLYFFLAGIAGGAYVIGALLRLTGADPTAERVAFLVALPAIVVCPVLLTLDLGSPARFWHMLVNTTPGAGGLNLHLESPMSVGVWALSLFSLFALASFLAALGRPAGLARLVAGPVGTVITVAGAVLGLFVASYTGVLLSVSNEAVWSDTWTLGGLFLASGMSAAAVVVAMVARRRAGPGTERRLAEADGWFALVELLFVALLFITLAAAGTASTVLGHGWVLLWVVVGLGLLPPLLGLARRGLAGAMTAVAPVLVILGVLALRAVIIFSPQG
- a CDS encoding sigma-70 family RNA polymerase sigma factor — its product is MDDEALLDRARRGDREAFAELVTRHQDGLYTMALRLLGRPEDACDVVQETFMRAYVNLPKLRGGSVRGWLYRVAVNAGHDVQRRGVRRPEDPLDRGDGKILDLPDPAIGPDAVAEGRERARVVRDALLALPADFREAVVLRDVNQLSYEEIAEALRVPLGTVKSRLSRARAMLAEALRGNTAIFAAEGTR
- a CDS encoding zf-HC2 domain-containing protein; its protein translation is MAERHVDPLFSAAYDDELDRGARRRFDAHLEGCTRCAAAFEDYRTAVDAVHLLPAVAMPATVRLPLGAPRAAAGRAEVLGRLRDALLHPQPVTAAATMAAVGIAAVVLAVHHGGGGTSSATAGNAPVALSQGSGSSAQGAAGFPPIPAPERPVPCPVAPVAGGGAAPAGYAHSASTPTGTGGELVLATPADSYGAGETIPIYARLTTPGSPGGGGAVVPCVSLETDGSAAASQPKAAARVPQGAPPQAPAYDSAAQPTPLAVATSGPAPLSAAGSAGSSSRLQGSGPLLSVTIPAGIAKGTTLRLVAVIPAHYPGNPGDVPIQVVLLITVR
- a CDS encoding glycosyl hydrolase family 18 protein gives rise to the protein MPGRRAAALLCALLVTACGGAATPPATPPPATGAVVVSAGGHSLGDGSVAVPPTLDLRVSAARPLAADEGRAMLDDRPLHLHSEAGALVAAVAAMPLGSAHHLDLDVVGRGRHRLGFHVVAPAGAMAALHSDPRDGTVLDLAIELAPADRAAVEAAIPGGIRAWQDDRHLRVFWTAPPGGRLHLPVMPTDLGSHLAAPLDLDLTAVPPGTVRTRVVPAPPAPPPPRLLLAFSVATAASRASAAAHLGQISVLSPTGLVAHQDGTLTGAADPPAVAAATAARVPVWPLIQNAEFDSAAVAALLEDDAASGRLVGALRAAASEAGYTGLDLDFESVPPADRDHLSAFVSRLAAGLHADGRRLAIAVVPHKPGHLNFYSGAYDLPALAGHADLLTLMAYEEHGPSTVPGPVAGLDWDRQLLNGSLDRLPGDKALLGMPLYARSWTLTGAPADGYAPALATALAGPGARVDYDFTGYTPLVRTGAGDAVTYFDDADSLARKLALAGQRGMGGTAVWRLGFEDPAIWSVFPATPARV
- a CDS encoding bifunctional nuclease family protein, whose translation is MSELTEMTVDSIRVHMPTGQHVVILKEKEAERYLPIWIGINEANAIALRITGITPERPITHDLLVNILGAVDVTVDRIVVTSLSNDVFFARIMARLDGRALDIDARPSDAIAVAVRVGARIFVAGDVLERAGVLPEADKEGGDSKEPAEDDEKLAVFREMINSMDLPDLGEDKPGGS
- a CDS encoding 6-carboxytetrahydropterin synthase; this translates as MEREPQGGRRGESPRTIGASAPAGEVTVHVDKASIGFSAAHFSIVETGSEPLHGHNYTVSLRAHGGLREDGTVIDFALLKAAARAEVALLDHRMLVPTACPEVRVTQLEGEVELREGARRFLLPASDTCLLPVSNTTCECLAEHLLGRLRERLGEVTVRLEVTVEESPGQGATVTEPLR